Proteins encoded together in one Lathyrus oleraceus cultivar Zhongwan6 chromosome 5, CAAS_Psat_ZW6_1.0, whole genome shotgun sequence window:
- the LOC127082565 gene encoding uncharacterized protein LOC127082565, with amino-acid sequence MLTTLQALLNGTKKKLVKEEVNLTEKDDMTVSPTLAPNLKDPCKCTITCTIGGVKIPLALCDLGSSINVIPLNKFKELKLGEIIPSYMTLTLVDSSVTHPLDIVQDVLVHVDGLVFPIYFMVIDMRGDSSGSVILGRPFLAIRKALIDVKTSELVLKFNKEKVVFNLYEWTPYVDDLETCYQLEEKGSKFDKGIKTSELTCLRHWALS; translated from the exons ATGCTGACTACACTTCAG GCATTGCTAAATGGTACAAAGAAGAAGTTGGTTAAGGAAGAGGTAAACCTGACCGAGAAAGATGACATGACAGTGTCTCCAACATTGGCACCAAACCTAAAGGATCCATGTAAGTGTACCATCACTTGTACCATTGGTGGAGTAAAGATCCCACTCGCTTTATGTGATTTAGGGTCTAGTATCAATGTCATTCCATTGAATAAGTTTAAAGAATTGAAACTGGGAGAGATCATACCGAGTTATATGACTCTCACTTTAGTTGATTCATCTGTTACTCATCCGCTTGATATTGTACAAGACGTGTTAGTGCATGTCGATGGTTTAGTCTTTCCTATATATTTTATGGTGATTGACATGAGAGGTGATTCAAGCGGGTCAGTTATTCTCGGACGCCCATTCTTGGCAATCAGGAAAGCTTTAATAGATGTGAAAACAAGTGAACTTGTCTTGAAGTTCAACAAGGAAAAAGTGGTGTTTAATTTGTATGAATGGACACCATATGTGGATGATCTAGAGACATGCTACCAACTGGAAGAAAAAGGTAGTAAGTTTGACAAAGGAATAAAAACAAGTGAATTGACATGCCTTAGGCATTGGGCGTTAAGCTAA